A region from the Lysobacter antibioticus genome encodes:
- a CDS encoding 5'-nucleotidase, lipoprotein e(P4) family, giving the protein MQTRAFALTALACALALSACKPTAPPAAPAPAAPAETKAAPAAAPAASSADDNLNAVLWMQRSVEYRAATETVYRAAADKLDTALKQPNWDALVPDERGNPVKGLKPAVVMDVDETVLDNSPYQARLVRDGKEYDEVSWDAWVAEKKAKPLPGVVDFAKAAQAKGITILYLSNRAVHLKEATLANLRSAGLPVADDQVFLGLGTVVEGCEQNGSEKNCRRLLAGRQYRVLMQFGDQLGDFVQVVANTPEGRDALLQQYRDWFGERWWMLPNPSYGSWEAMTFNNDFSQPRETRRQAKRAALDLAP; this is encoded by the coding sequence ATGCAGACCCGCGCCTTTGCCCTGACCGCCCTCGCTTGCGCGCTCGCGCTGAGCGCCTGCAAGCCGACGGCCCCGCCGGCCGCGCCCGCGCCTGCGGCCCCGGCCGAGACGAAGGCCGCTCCCGCCGCCGCGCCGGCCGCGTCCAGCGCCGACGACAACCTCAACGCGGTGCTGTGGATGCAGCGTTCGGTCGAATATCGCGCCGCGACTGAGACGGTCTATCGCGCCGCCGCCGACAAGCTCGACACCGCGCTTAAGCAGCCCAACTGGGACGCGCTGGTACCCGACGAGCGCGGCAATCCGGTCAAGGGCCTCAAGCCGGCCGTGGTCATGGACGTCGACGAAACCGTGCTCGACAACTCGCCCTACCAGGCGCGCCTGGTGCGCGACGGCAAGGAATACGACGAGGTCAGCTGGGACGCCTGGGTCGCCGAGAAAAAGGCCAAGCCGCTGCCGGGCGTGGTCGATTTCGCCAAGGCCGCGCAGGCCAAGGGCATCACGATTCTTTATCTGTCCAACCGCGCCGTGCACCTGAAGGAGGCCACCTTGGCCAACCTGCGCAGCGCCGGTCTGCCGGTCGCCGACGATCAGGTTTTTCTCGGCCTGGGCACGGTGGTCGAAGGCTGCGAACAGAATGGCAGCGAGAAGAACTGCCGCCGCCTGCTGGCCGGGCGCCAGTACCGCGTGCTGATGCAGTTCGGCGATCAGCTCGGCGACTTCGTCCAGGTGGTCGCCAACACCCCGGAAGGCCGCGACGCTTTGCTGCAGCAGTACCGCGACTGGTTCGGCGAACGTTGGTGGATGCTGCCGAACCCGAGCTACGGCTCGTGGGAAGCGATGACCTTCAACAACGACTTCAGCCAGCCGCGCGAAACCCGTCGCCAGGCCAAGCGCGCCGCGCTCGATCTGGCGCCGTGA
- a CDS encoding RidA family protein, protein MRLALSISLLLAVAAHGAIAGEARKPEFLRSPDPAAAKLPFSEAVRSGDLLFLSGQIGTVPGGDNALAPGGIAAEAEQTLRNVRQVLERHGASMSDVVKCTVFLADIADWPAFNEVYRKHFSAPFPARSALAASGLALGAKVEVECIAQAPPRERR, encoded by the coding sequence ATGCGCCTAGCCCTGTCGATATCGCTGCTACTGGCCGTCGCCGCGCACGGCGCCATCGCCGGCGAAGCGCGCAAGCCCGAGTTCCTGCGCTCGCCGGATCCGGCCGCGGCCAAGCTGCCGTTCTCCGAAGCCGTGCGCAGCGGCGACCTGCTGTTCCTGTCGGGCCAGATCGGCACCGTGCCCGGCGGCGACAATGCGCTCGCTCCGGGCGGCATCGCCGCCGAGGCCGAGCAGACCTTGCGCAACGTTCGCCAAGTGCTCGAACGCCACGGCGCTTCGATGAGCGATGTCGTCAAATGCACGGTGTTCCTGGCCGACATCGCCGACTGGCCGGCCTTCAACGAGGTCTATCGCAAGCATTTCAGCGCGCCGTTCCCGGCCCGCAGCGCCTTGGCGGCGTCCGGGCTCGCCTTGGGCGCGAAGGTCGAAGTCGAATGCATCGCCCAGGCGCCGCCGCGCGAGCGCCGCTGA
- a CDS encoding GNAT family N-acetyltransferase, with protein sequence MTSLIVRNVTPADHPAVLALNLESEALMSPLDAQRLAELDRQSVYHRVVCDGDRVVAFLLAFREGADYDSPNYLWFSERYPTFLYVDRIAVAASHRGRKLGGLLYDDLFAFARERGFAQVVCEFYIVPFNEASSRFHARYGFGEVGTQWVAGNSKQVSLQVAPVPA encoded by the coding sequence ATGACTTCCCTTATCGTCCGCAACGTCACCCCTGCCGATCATCCGGCGGTGCTCGCGCTGAACCTCGAATCCGAGGCCTTGATGAGCCCGCTCGACGCGCAGCGGCTCGCCGAACTGGACCGGCAGTCGGTGTATCACCGCGTGGTCTGCGACGGCGACCGCGTCGTCGCGTTCCTGCTCGCGTTTCGCGAGGGCGCCGATTACGACAGCCCGAACTATCTGTGGTTCTCCGAGCGTTATCCGACTTTCCTGTACGTCGACCGTATCGCCGTCGCCGCCAGCCACCGCGGGCGCAAGCTCGGCGGCCTGCTCTACGACGATCTGTTCGCGTTCGCCCGCGAGCGCGGCTTCGCCCAGGTCGTCTGCGAGTTCTACATCGTGCCGTTCAACGAAGCTTCCAGCCGTTTCCATGCGCGCTACGGTTTCGGCGAAGTCGGCACGCAGTGGGTGGCCGGCAACAGCAAGCAAGTTTCGTTGCAGGTCGCGCCGGTGCCGGCATAA
- a CDS encoding DUF4272 domain-containing protein, whose product MALLINAYSTLAAPPAPDFLKAPPAYRDRSDAELVPHLQGFVGYVLGTVAEGMDARTFAVIRHLQRVQSHYSFEVEDGAFEALASWAQAANAVCFLPDGSVRDPAGQVLVSQGEPTIDADSALPYPADARERKARSEAELHALGAQVPAHLPPVLGAGEVRLRTPEETMRRMLALTAVAVRAESLGSDPLSAQEIALKLGPGVAALTPAERAFIEAETPDEETWANHGWRYESAALLQWALGLTAALPPPTAICDAGEIALIAIEHADEAHIAAARLRPVSELLDALDAIYRRHWLVRQARLDEKAPPADLHPSIVYERHYALNWLLRFDEQEWDEVGTPT is encoded by the coding sequence ATGGCCCTGTTGATCAACGCCTACTCCACGCTCGCCGCGCCGCCGGCTCCCGATTTCCTCAAGGCGCCGCCGGCCTATCGCGACCGCAGCGACGCCGAATTGGTGCCGCATCTGCAGGGCTTCGTCGGTTACGTGCTCGGTACGGTCGCAGAGGGCATGGACGCGCGCACCTTCGCGGTGATCCGCCACCTGCAGCGGGTCCAGAGCCACTACAGCTTCGAGGTCGAGGACGGCGCGTTCGAGGCCCTTGCCTCGTGGGCGCAGGCCGCGAATGCCGTCTGCTTCCTGCCCGACGGCTCGGTGCGCGATCCGGCCGGGCAAGTGCTGGTCAGCCAGGGCGAGCCGACGATCGATGCCGATTCGGCCTTGCCGTATCCGGCCGACGCGCGCGAGCGCAAGGCGCGCAGCGAAGCCGAACTGCACGCTCTCGGCGCGCAAGTACCGGCGCATCTGCCGCCGGTGCTAGGTGCCGGCGAAGTGCGTCTGCGCACGCCCGAAGAAACCATGCGACGCATGCTGGCGCTGACCGCGGTCGCGGTGCGCGCCGAATCGCTGGGCAGCGACCCGCTGTCGGCTCAGGAGATCGCACTCAAGCTCGGGCCGGGCGTCGCCGCGCTGACGCCGGCCGAACGCGCCTTCATCGAGGCGGAAACGCCCGATGAGGAAACCTGGGCCAATCACGGCTGGCGCTACGAAAGCGCGGCGCTGCTGCAGTGGGCGCTGGGCCTGACCGCTGCGCTGCCGCCGCCGACCGCGATCTGCGATGCCGGCGAGATCGCCCTGATCGCGATCGAACATGCCGACGAAGCCCATATCGCCGCGGCCCGGCTGCGTCCGGTATCGGAACTGCTCGATGCCCTGGATGCGATCTATCGCCGTCATTGGCTGGTCCGCCAGGCCCGTCTCGACGAAAAAGCGCCGCCGGCGGATCTGCATCCGAGCATCGTCTACGAGCGCCATTACGCGCTCAATTGGCTGCTGCGGTTCGACGAGCAGGAGTGGGACGAGGTCGGCACGCCTACTTGA
- a CDS encoding UvrD-helicase domain-containing protein codes for MHGLNPPQRAAVLNTEGPLLVLAGAGSGKTRVIVEKIAHLIASGRMPAKRIAAITFTNKSAKEMRERVAKRIRGDGADGLTICTFHALGLKFLQFEHAKLGLRRGFSVFDSDDSNAQIKDLLPAGSKPDVIDEMRNLISRAKNSGLSPAEAMRESRSAREIEAATVYEMYQARLTTFNAVDFDDLIRLPVQLLEADNEVQLAWRERIGYLLVDECQDTNDAQYRLLKALAGPRGLFTCVGDDDQSIYAWRGANPDNLLELGKDYPSLEIIKLEQNYRCSNRVLRAANALIANNPHEHPKTLWSDQADGERIRVWECRDSAHEAEKVAAEIQYLAQKNQAMWADFCILFRGNHQSRALEKALQLLRVPYHLSGGTAFLERGEVKDALSWLRLIANPDDDAAFLRAVTSPKREVGATTLAKLAEMAQHAQLPMSRMAESINAIKQLSPRAGTALDGFVQILRFLRDEAQRISPGELVGVLAERSGLLASIRAQCKDEASFQRRKENLGELSGWFDGGKGAGPGELAAQLALLSHADKGEAGNQVRLMSLHAAKGLEFRYVFIVGVEDGNLPHDASLDEGRLDEERRLMYVGITRAKEALYLSHARETQRWGERIRLKPSRFIEELPAAELQRDGADPVADAARKHERANAGFAAIKALLENG; via the coding sequence ATGCACGGTCTCAATCCCCCCCAACGCGCCGCCGTTCTGAACACCGAAGGGCCGCTGCTCGTGCTCGCCGGCGCCGGCAGCGGCAAGACCCGCGTCATCGTCGAGAAGATCGCCCATCTGATCGCGTCCGGCCGCATGCCGGCCAAGCGCATCGCCGCGATCACCTTCACCAACAAGTCCGCCAAGGAAATGCGCGAGCGCGTGGCCAAGCGGATCCGGGGCGACGGCGCCGACGGATTGACCATCTGCACCTTCCACGCGCTGGGGCTGAAGTTCCTCCAGTTCGAACACGCCAAGCTCGGCCTGCGCCGCGGCTTCAGCGTGTTCGACAGCGACGACAGCAACGCCCAGATCAAGGACCTGCTGCCGGCCGGCAGCAAGCCCGACGTGATCGACGAGATGCGCAACCTGATCTCGCGCGCCAAGAACTCCGGCCTGTCGCCCGCCGAAGCCATGCGCGAGTCGCGCAGCGCGCGCGAGATCGAGGCGGCGACGGTGTACGAGATGTACCAGGCGCGGTTGACCACCTTCAACGCGGTCGATTTCGACGACCTGATCCGCTTGCCGGTGCAGTTGCTCGAAGCCGACAACGAGGTGCAGTTGGCTTGGCGCGAACGCATCGGCTACCTGCTGGTCGACGAATGCCAGGACACCAACGACGCCCAGTACCGCTTGCTCAAGGCCCTGGCCGGCCCGCGCGGCCTGTTCACCTGCGTGGGCGACGACGACCAGTCGATCTACGCCTGGCGCGGCGCCAACCCCGACAACCTGCTGGAACTGGGCAAGGACTATCCGAGCCTGGAGATCATCAAGCTCGAGCAGAACTACCGCTGCAGCAACCGCGTGCTGCGCGCGGCCAACGCGTTGATCGCCAACAACCCGCACGAGCATCCCAAGACCCTGTGGAGCGACCAGGCCGACGGCGAGCGCATCCGCGTCTGGGAATGCCGCGACAGCGCCCACGAGGCCGAGAAGGTCGCCGCCGAGATTCAGTACCTGGCGCAGAAGAACCAGGCGATGTGGGCCGATTTCTGCATTCTGTTCCGCGGCAACCACCAAAGCCGCGCGCTGGAGAAGGCGCTGCAGTTGCTGCGCGTGCCCTATCACCTCAGCGGCGGCACCGCGTTTCTGGAGCGCGGCGAGGTCAAGGACGCGCTGTCCTGGCTGCGCCTGATCGCCAACCCCGACGACGATGCGGCCTTCCTGCGCGCGGTGACCTCGCCTAAGCGCGAGGTCGGCGCGACCACCCTGGCCAAGCTGGCCGAGATGGCCCAGCACGCGCAGTTGCCGATGTCGCGCATGGCCGAATCGATCAACGCGATCAAACAGCTCAGTCCGCGCGCCGGCACCGCGCTCGATGGCTTCGTGCAGATCCTGCGTTTCCTGCGCGACGAAGCGCAGCGCATCAGCCCCGGCGAACTGGTCGGCGTGCTGGCCGAACGCAGCGGCCTGCTGGCCTCGATCCGCGCTCAGTGCAAGGACGAAGCTTCGTTCCAGCGGCGCAAGGAAAATCTCGGCGAACTGTCGGGCTGGTTCGACGGCGGCAAGGGCGCGGGCCCAGGCGAACTGGCCGCGCAGCTGGCGCTGCTGTCGCATGCCGACAAGGGCGAGGCCGGCAACCAGGTGCGGCTGATGAGCCTGCACGCGGCCAAGGGACTGGAGTTTCGCTACGTGTTCATCGTCGGCGTCGAGGACGGCAATCTGCCGCACGACGCCAGCCTCGACGAGGGTCGCCTCGACGAAGAGCGGCGCCTGATGTACGTGGGCATCACCCGCGCGAAGGAAGCGCTGTACCTGTCGCATGCGCGCGAGACCCAACGCTGGGGCGAACGCATCCGCCTCAAGCCGAGCCGCTTCATCGAAGAACTGCCCGCGGCCGAACTGCAGCGCGACGGCGCCGACCCGGTCGCCGACGCCGCGCGCAAGCACGAGCGCGCGAACGCGGGGTTCGCGGCGATCAAGGCGTTGCTGGAAAACGGCTGA
- a CDS encoding sel1 repeat family protein, whose protein sequence is MERGLVVLLARAGLALAAMAGPASAGTTAAGSTASGPGTVGPTAAAATPAEATPEQLASAETDRIGHRDFDARQRMSATHPNELWRLYGTDAAGRGQWQDASRFFRRAARYADKYSQHRLSLMYWHGLGVAHDRALAYAWADLAAERSYPQFVLLREKMWQELDEDERQRALRQGVAIFDEYADEVAKPRMEREVARARSRITGSPAGLTTGNLLVFASRGGSSLFDPSDSLDLRPMYADWRLDTRRYWAVEDAVWQSGGNVEVGTLEKIMSSQRP, encoded by the coding sequence ATGGAACGTGGTCTCGTCGTCTTGCTGGCTCGCGCCGGGCTGGCCCTGGCCGCCATGGCCGGCCCTGCATCCGCCGGAACGACCGCTGCCGGCTCCACGGCTAGCGGCCCAGGTACCGTCGGCCCGACCGCTGCCGCGGCCACGCCGGCCGAGGCGACGCCGGAACAACTGGCCAGCGCCGAAACCGACCGCATCGGCCACCGCGATTTCGACGCCCGCCAGCGCATGTCGGCGACCCATCCCAACGAGCTGTGGCGCTTGTACGGCACCGACGCGGCCGGCCGCGGGCAGTGGCAGGACGCCTCGCGTTTCTTCCGCCGCGCCGCGCGCTATGCCGACAAGTATTCGCAGCATCGGCTCAGCCTGATGTACTGGCATGGCCTCGGCGTGGCGCACGACCGCGCCCTCGCCTACGCCTGGGCCGACCTCGCCGCCGAGCGCAGCTACCCGCAGTTCGTATTGCTGCGCGAGAAGATGTGGCAGGAGCTCGACGAGGACGAGCGCCAGCGCGCCTTGCGGCAAGGCGTGGCGATCTTCGACGAGTACGCCGACGAGGTCGCCAAGCCGCGCATGGAGCGCGAAGTCGCCCGCGCCCGCAGCCGCATCACCGGCAGCCCGGCCGGTCTGACCACCGGCAACCTGCTGGTGTTCGCCTCGCGCGGCGGCTCGAGCCTTTTCGACCCCAGCGACTCGCTCGACCTGCGCCCGATGTACGCCGACTGGCGCCTGGACACGCGCCGCTACTGGGCGGTCGAGGACGCGGTCTGGCAAAGCGGCGGCAACGTCGAGGTCGGCACGCTGGAAAAGATCATGAGCAGCCAGCGCCCCTGA
- a CDS encoding sel1 repeat family protein — translation MTGRLIFCLFAASLAMGSASAATQAPIGPDPAADAALADVGYMHLHPDVEYRQLGLQSYRRGHHAVALDHFRRAGYFGDKPAQGLVAEMYWKGEGVAADRALAYVWMDLAAERGYRDLVGLRERYWAALSAAERQRALEQGPALYRVYGDPTVKPRYARRLQRLRNQITGSHIGSDVGVLAGQRDASGSVALTGGLYADANWNAEQYWQRQDRLWKLKLGGTVNVGDVEAMNPEGAVLPLPADSAPKDRAEPKDPPRPR, via the coding sequence GTGACAGGACGTCTGATCTTTTGTCTGTTCGCCGCCTCGTTGGCGATGGGTTCGGCTTCGGCCGCGACGCAAGCGCCTATCGGGCCCGACCCCGCCGCCGATGCGGCCCTGGCCGACGTCGGCTACATGCACCTGCATCCCGACGTGGAGTACCGCCAGCTCGGCCTGCAGTCGTATCGGCGCGGGCATCACGCCGTCGCCCTCGATCATTTTCGCCGCGCCGGCTATTTCGGCGACAAGCCCGCGCAGGGCCTGGTCGCGGAGATGTACTGGAAGGGCGAAGGCGTGGCGGCCGATCGCGCCCTGGCCTATGTCTGGATGGACCTCGCCGCCGAGCGCGGCTATCGCGACCTGGTCGGCCTGCGCGAACGCTACTGGGCCGCGCTGAGCGCGGCCGAACGCCAGCGCGCGCTCGAACAAGGCCCGGCCCTGTACCGGGTCTACGGCGACCCGACGGTCAAGCCGCGCTACGCCCGCCGCCTGCAACGCTTGCGCAACCAGATCACCGGCAGCCACATCGGCAGCGACGTCGGCGTGCTGGCCGGGCAGCGCGACGCCTCCGGCTCGGTCGCCCTGACCGGCGGGCTGTACGCCGACGCCAACTGGAACGCCGAGCAGTACTGGCAACGCCAGGACCGCCTGTGGAAGCTGAAACTCGGCGGCACGGTCAACGTCGGCGATGTCGAGGCGATGAATCCGGAAGGCGCCGTCCTGCCGCTGCCCGCCGATAGCGCACCGAAGGACAGGGCCGAGCCCAAGGACCCGCCGCGACCGCGTTGA
- a CDS encoding thymidine kinase — MAKLYFYYSAMNAGKTTTLLQSAHNYRERGMRVAILTPRLDDRAGSGTVASRIGLRADAVAFDHDADLEQLIRADIAAQGQLHCVLVDEAQFLSRSQVWQLSEIVDALRIPVLCYGLRTDFRGELFEGSQYLLAWADELTEIKTICHSGKKATMTVRVDEAGRAVQDGPQVEIGGNDRYVSVSRAEYKKVMRGEGTIEPLQQSLQLSN, encoded by the coding sequence ATGGCCAAGCTCTATTTCTATTATTCGGCGATGAACGCCGGCAAGACCACGACCCTGCTGCAGTCGGCGCACAACTACCGCGAGCGCGGCATGCGCGTGGCGATCCTGACCCCGCGCCTGGACGATCGCGCCGGCAGCGGCACGGTGGCCTCGCGGATCGGCCTGCGCGCCGACGCGGTCGCCTTCGACCACGATGCCGACCTGGAACAGCTGATCCGCGCCGACATCGCCGCGCAGGGACAACTGCATTGCGTGCTGGTCGACGAAGCCCAGTTCCTGAGCCGCTCGCAGGTCTGGCAACTCAGCGAGATCGTCGACGCCCTGCGCATCCCGGTGCTCTGCTACGGCCTGCGCACCGACTTCCGCGGCGAACTGTTCGAAGGCAGCCAGTACCTGTTGGCCTGGGCCGACGAACTTACCGAGATCAAGACTATCTGCCATTCCGGCAAGAAGGCGACCATGACCGTGCGCGTGGACGAAGCCGGCCGCGCCGTACAGGACGGGCCGCAGGTCGAGATCGGCGGCAACGACCGCTACGTGTCGGTCTCGCGCGCCGAGTACAAGAAGGTCATGCGCGGCGAAGGCACGATCGAGCCCTTGCAGCAGTCGTTGCAATTATCGAATTAG
- a CDS encoding nucleotidyltransferase domain-containing protein, translating into MNSTDAAQDIHPVSDDKRRAVLAALAAVEREHDVRIVYACESGSRGWGFSSPDSDYDARFVYVHRRPWYLTVNERTGLGEPQRDVIELPIDDELDVSGWDLRKVLRLLSKSNPTLLEWLRSPIVYREDGVLSAGLRTLAEEFYSPIAAWHHYFSLAHGTFRAHLGGEHIRTKKYLYVLRPVLACQWIEREQGPPPMAFEDLLERLLPDGEVREAIEALLVRKRRSAEVAAGPRVPAISDFLAAELERMQGLGQTLPAASGRAERLDEFLRSALAD; encoded by the coding sequence ATGAATTCCACGGACGCGGCCCAGGACATCCACCCGGTTTCGGACGACAAGCGGCGCGCGGTGCTCGCCGCCCTGGCGGCGGTCGAACGCGAGCACGACGTGCGCATCGTCTACGCCTGCGAGTCCGGCAGCCGCGGCTGGGGGTTCTCTTCGCCCGACAGCGACTACGACGCCCGTTTCGTCTATGTCCATCGCCGGCCGTGGTACCTGACGGTCAACGAACGCACCGGCCTGGGCGAGCCGCAGCGCGACGTGATCGAGCTGCCGATCGACGACGAGCTCGACGTCAGCGGCTGGGACCTGCGCAAGGTGCTGCGGTTGCTGTCCAAGTCCAACCCGACCCTGTTGGAGTGGCTGCGTTCGCCGATCGTCTACCGCGAGGACGGCGTGCTCAGCGCCGGACTGCGCACCCTGGCCGAGGAGTTCTATTCGCCGATCGCGGCCTGGCACCACTACTTCAGCCTGGCCCACGGCACCTTCCGCGCCCACCTGGGCGGCGAACACATCCGCACCAAGAAATACCTGTACGTGCTGCGCCCGGTGCTGGCCTGCCAGTGGATCGAGCGCGAGCAAGGGCCGCCGCCGATGGCATTCGAGGATCTGCTGGAGCGGCTGTTGCCCGACGGCGAAGTGCGCGAGGCGATCGAGGCCTTGTTGGTGCGCAAGCGCCGCAGCGCCGAAGTCGCGGCCGGGCCGCGCGTGCCGGCGATCAGCGATTTCCTCGCCGCCGAGCTGGAACGCATGCAGGGCCTGGGGCAGACGCTGCCGGCGGCCAGCGGGCGGGCCGAGCGGCTCGACGAGTTCTTGCGTTCGGCGTTGGCGGATTAA
- a CDS encoding GNAT family N-acetyltransferase, translated as MPSNTPSTTAIQTERLLLRELTPDDAGFILELLNEPSFIDNIGDRGVRDLDGAVRYILDGPAQSYARNGYGLWRVELRDSGEVIGMCGLLRRETLPDPDLGYAFLPRHWSRGYALESGEAVLRHAREGLALSRVLAITDPANQPSIKVLERLGLRFEGMVRMSEDAKELRLFSTAPAQTE; from the coding sequence ATGCCATCCAATACGCCGTCCACTACCGCTATCCAGACTGAACGCCTGCTGTTGCGCGAACTGACGCCGGACGATGCCGGCTTCATCCTCGAACTGCTCAACGAACCGTCCTTCATCGACAACATCGGCGACCGCGGCGTGCGCGATCTGGACGGCGCCGTGCGCTACATCCTCGACGGCCCGGCGCAGAGCTACGCCCGCAACGGCTACGGCCTGTGGCGGGTCGAGCTGCGCGACAGCGGCGAGGTCATCGGCATGTGCGGCCTGCTGCGGCGCGAGACCCTGCCCGACCCCGACCTGGGCTATGCCTTCCTGCCGCGCCATTGGTCGCGCGGCTATGCCCTGGAATCCGGCGAGGCGGTGCTGCGCCATGCGCGCGAGGGGTTGGCGCTGTCGCGAGTGCTGGCGATCACCGATCCCGCCAACCAACCCTCGATCAAGGTGCTGGAACGGCTGGGCCTGCGCTTCGAGGGCATGGTCCGCATGAGCGAGGACGCCAAGGAACTGCGGCTGTTCTCCACCGCACCGGCGCAGACCGAATGA
- a CDS encoding YiiX family permuted papain-like enzyme has product MKLRHLACGLLSALLAASACGCADARPPQVRDGDVIFHVSRSSQSQAIQRASGSRYSHMGVILHRDGQPYVFEAIDPVTYTPLARWIARGSGGHYVLKRLRTPLTAQQATKLRNAAEAFRGRRYDLAFEWSDQRIYCSELVWKMYDRALGVRIGTLQPLRSFKLDDPAVKAKLRERYGERVPLAEPVISPAAMFDSPLLTSVASG; this is encoded by the coding sequence ATGAAACTCCGCCACCTCGCCTGCGGCCTGCTGTCCGCCCTGCTCGCCGCGTCCGCCTGCGGTTGCGCCGACGCGCGCCCGCCGCAAGTCCGCGACGGCGACGTGATCTTCCACGTCTCGCGCTCTTCGCAGAGCCAGGCGATCCAACGCGCCTCCGGCTCGCGCTACAGCCACATGGGCGTGATCCTGCACCGCGACGGCCAGCCCTACGTGTTCGAGGCGATCGACCCGGTGACCTACACGCCGCTGGCACGCTGGATCGCCCGCGGCAGCGGCGGCCACTACGTGCTCAAGCGCCTGCGCACGCCGTTGACCGCGCAGCAGGCCACGAAGCTGCGCAATGCGGCGGAAGCTTTCCGCGGACGCCGCTACGATCTGGCGTTCGAGTGGTCGGACCAGCGCATCTATTGCTCGGAGCTGGTCTGGAAGATGTACGACCGCGCCCTGGGCGTGCGCATCGGTACGCTGCAGCCGCTGCGCAGCTTCAAGCTCGACGACCCCGCGGTGAAGGCCAAGCTGCGCGAGCGTTACGGCGAGCGCGTGCCGCTGGCCGAACCGGTGATCTCGCCGGCGGCGATGTTCGACTCGCCCTTGCTGACCAGCGTCGCCTCGGGCTGA
- a CDS encoding DUF938 domain-containing protein has translation MSANDKPHSPSCDRNRDPILAVLRAHFGERRRVLEIGSGTGQHAVYFAAAMPWLSWQCSDRAEYLPGIALWLDEAALPNTPPAVELDVASPRWPGEADEVRFDAAFSANSLHIMGWAQVEAFFRGLDRVLAADATLAVYGPFNYRGEFSSDSNREFDAWLKARDPQSGVRDFEAVDALAAAIGLRLLADEAMPANNRCLVWRRSPPHNA, from the coding sequence ATGAGCGCGAACGACAAACCCCATTCCCCCTCCTGCGACCGCAACCGCGATCCGATCCTCGCGGTGCTGCGCGCGCATTTCGGCGAGCGCCGGCGGGTGCTGGAGATCGGCAGCGGCACCGGCCAGCACGCGGTGTATTTCGCCGCGGCGATGCCGTGGTTGAGCTGGCAGTGTTCGGATCGCGCCGAATACCTGCCCGGCATCGCGCTGTGGCTGGACGAGGCGGCGTTACCGAACACGCCGCCGGCGGTCGAGCTCGACGTGGCCTCGCCGCGATGGCCTGGCGAGGCGGACGAGGTGCGTTTCGATGCGGCGTTCAGCGCCAACAGCCTGCACATCATGGGCTGGGCGCAGGTCGAGGCCTTCTTCCGTGGGCTCGACCGGGTGTTGGCGGCGGACGCGACGCTCGCGGTCTACGGGCCGTTCAATTATCGCGGCGAGTTCAGCAGCGACAGCAATCGCGAATTCGACGCCTGGTTGAAGGCGCGCGACCCGCAGTCGGGGGTGCGCGACTTCGAGGCGGTCGATGCCCTCGCCGCGGCCATCGGGCTGCGCTTGCTCGCCGATGAGGCGATGCCGGCCAATAACCGTTGTCTGGTGTGGCGCCGGTCGCCGCCGCACAATGCCTGA